A genomic region of Candidatus Paceibacterota bacterium contains the following coding sequences:
- a CDS encoding biotin/lipoyl-binding protein, translating into MKQKLIRVLNKPTRVITVTALLAGLAGVYIYKNVGIAPVVNMELGDTKTASIFGGYRDGDEVNLAFPKGGRVNAVSVKVGDIVKKGDVLASLDAIDAQGMVNQARGALAVAQANYEKILNGATGPDIDVLKAAVVRAENNYDKTRETQEVIVKNAYFNLLNSTVQAFPANDTSDYLAPVISGTYNLGKEGTINLKFFHSTGGISFYATGMATGTGQINMINEQPIADSGLYIKFTGDKTIQYENWTITLPNKKAPNYLANYNAYQSALRVKEQMVADASAALDQAKSILAAKQAAARPEDVSIAKAGVEAASGALRVAEGAYNNNFIFAPEDGVVTVLNIKAGEIAVMNQRIISMVVKK; encoded by the coding sequence ATGAAACAAAAGTTAATACGTGTACTCAATAAGCCTACTCGTGTCATTACAGTGACTGCACTTTTGGCAGGACTTGCTGGGGTATATATCTATAAGAATGTTGGCATTGCACCAGTGGTGAATATGGAGTTGGGTGATACGAAAACAGCCTCTATTTTTGGTGGCTATCGCGATGGCGATGAGGTGAATCTTGCATTTCCGAAGGGTGGACGCGTAAATGCAGTAAGCGTCAAGGTGGGCGATATCGTCAAGAAGGGAGATGTACTCGCAAGCCTCGATGCGATTGATGCGCAAGGAATGGTGAATCAGGCGCGTGGTGCGCTTGCTGTTGCGCAAGCGAATTATGAGAAGATTCTGAATGGTGCCACAGGGCCAGATATCGATGTCCTCAAGGCTGCCGTCGTGCGCGCAGAAAACAATTATGACAAAACCAGGGAGACACAGGAGGTCATTGTGAAGAATGCATACTTCAATTTGCTCAATTCGACCGTCCAGGCATTCCCTGCAAATGATACGAGTGACTACCTCGCGCCGGTCATCAGTGGTACCTACAATCTTGGAAAGGAGGGTACAATCAACCTCAAGTTCTTCCATAGTACTGGTGGTATCTCGTTTTATGCTACAGGCATGGCGACGGGAACGGGTCAGATTAATATGATTAATGAGCAGCCGATTGCAGATTCAGGCCTATATATTAAATTCACTGGTGATAAGACGATTCAGTACGAAAACTGGACAATCACGCTCCCAAATAAGAAGGCTCCGAACTATCTTGCGAATTACAATGCATATCAGTCTGCGCTTCGCGTGAAGGAACAGATGGTCGCTGATGCGAGTGCTGCGCTCGATCAGGCCAAGAGTATTCTCGCCGCAAAGCAAGCTGCTGCACGACCTGAAGATGTTTCCATCGCAAAGGCTGGAGTAGAAGCAGCAAGCGGTGCACTCCGAGTGGCCGAAGGCGCATACAATAACAACTTCATTTTTGCTCCAGAGGATGGTGTAGTAACCGTACTCAATATCAAGGCAGGCGAGATTGCGGTTATGAATCAACGTATTATCAGTATGGTCGTAAAGAAATAA
- a CDS encoding NUDIX domain-containing protein has translation MEYLDVLNRAGDRLGIQKSKVDVHRDGDWHKTVHIWCINERGEVLMQRRAEDKLNFPNYWDVSVTGHISTGESPLMGALREIEEEIGIEAHEDDLDYITTVPQEFILHNGGYIDRELCAVYIMSLDKKIEELSMQTEELAELKWISLLELRKWVSEKRDDLVPHGDEYDIVFKQLGV, from the coding sequence ATGGAATATCTTGATGTATTAAATAGGGCGGGTGATCGTCTTGGCATACAGAAGTCCAAGGTGGATGTGCACCGTGACGGTGACTGGCATAAGACCGTGCACATTTGGTGTATCAATGAGCGCGGTGAAGTGCTTATGCAGCGTCGCGCCGAGGACAAGTTGAATTTTCCTAACTATTGGGATGTCTCGGTTACGGGGCATATTTCGACAGGAGAGAGTCCACTCATGGGGGCACTGCGGGAGATCGAGGAGGAGATAGGCATAGAGGCTCATGAGGATGATTTGGATTATATTACCACTGTGCCCCAGGAATTCATCTTGCACAACGGGGGGTATATCGATAGGGAATTGTGTGCTGTATATATCATGTCACTCGACAAGAAAATTGAGGAGCTGAGCATGCAAACGGAAGAGCTTGCAGAGCTGAAGTGGATATCATTACTTGAACTCAGGAAGTGGGTGTCTGAGAAGCGCGATGACTTAGTCCCTCATGGGGATGAATATGACATCGTGTTCAAGCAATTGGGAGTATAA
- the ygiD gene encoding 4,5-DOPA dioxygenase extradiol has translation MLPILFVGHGSPMNAIEDNRFVATFRDLTKTFRKPKAILCISAHWYTEGTWVTAMEHPRTIHDFGGFPKELYAINYPAPGNRALAEHVRALLAPHAVGFDLEWGLDHGTWTVLKHMYPNADVPVVQLSIDYNKPGVYHFELGKKLRKLRDEEVLVMGSGNLVHNLGLIDFQNYEKEDYGFDWAKEARETLNNLLLSGGIESLVQFEKLSDAVQLAIPTPEHYLPLLYVLGMKDAKERIELFNDVLVAGSLSMTGLKIG, from the coding sequence ATGCTCCCGATACTCTTTGTCGGACACGGTAGTCCAATGAATGCAATCGAAGACAATCGCTTCGTGGCTACTTTTCGCGACCTTACAAAAACATTTCGGAAACCAAAGGCGATTCTTTGTATTTCTGCGCATTGGTACACTGAAGGCACATGGGTTACTGCGATGGAACATCCTCGCACGATTCATGATTTTGGTGGGTTCCCAAAGGAGTTGTATGCAATCAATTATCCTGCACCAGGAAATAGGGCGCTTGCAGAGCATGTACGCGCTTTGCTTGCGCCGCATGCGGTGGGGTTTGATTTGGAGTGGGGTCTCGATCATGGTACATGGACCGTACTGAAGCATATGTACCCGAATGCTGATGTGCCTGTGGTACAGCTCAGTATCGATTACAACAAGCCGGGCGTCTATCATTTTGAGCTTGGGAAAAAATTACGCAAATTACGTGATGAAGAAGTGCTCGTGATGGGAAGTGGAAATCTTGTGCATAATTTAGGTCTTATTGATTTTCAGAATTATGAAAAAGAGGATTATGGTTTTGACTGGGCAAAAGAAGCTCGCGAAACATTAAATAATCTCCTTCTGAGTGGAGGTATAGAGTCACTTGTGCAATTTGAGAAATTAAGTGATGCAGTGCAGCTCGCTATTCCAACCCCGGAACACTATTTGCCGCTACTCTATGTGCTTGGCATGAAGGATGCAAAGGAGCGTATCGAATTATTCAACGATGTACTCGTCGCAGGATCACTGTCGATGACTGGACTTAAGATTGGTTAA
- a CDS encoding diacylglycerol kinase family protein — MQESKISERRRFSIVKRAESFTHAGRGIYVFVKSTHNAWVHIFLFLCAVALGVYFHITQTEWILLILTSGIVFTAEAFNTAIEIDIDLTSPEEHPYARDTKDVAAGAVLISAVAAVIVGGIIFIPYMQYI; from the coding sequence ATGCAAGAAAGCAAAATATCAGAGCGTCGACGCTTCTCGATTGTAAAACGCGCAGAAAGTTTTACTCATGCAGGCAGAGGAATTTACGTTTTTGTGAAAAGCACGCACAATGCATGGGTACACATCTTCCTCTTTCTTTGTGCAGTTGCGCTTGGTGTCTATTTCCATATCACACAAACTGAGTGGATACTCCTCATCTTAACTTCTGGGATAGTATTTACTGCTGAAGCATTCAATACTGCAATAGAGATCGATATTGATCTCACTTCTCCCGAGGAACACCCTTATGCACGTGACACGAAGGATGTCGCAGCAGGAGCAGTGCTCATTTCTGCAGTAGCTGCAGTAATCGTTGGTGGTATTATTTTCATCCCTTATATGCAATACATATAA
- a CDS encoding ATP-binding protein — protein MAKKTIIQHAVFGGAYASHAAPVFSRIVGVLSVSLGNTPTNGTPFVHINFDDTLTSYTKLVELYITLTLQSKNTPVIIYPYNTPQREELSKLFSTDRMKFPPQEVLLETFSDFTGQERIPPPPLDILLYLARPDEASVRLMTKEGAVAELEETKRAVLNLLEDTRESEEKITAQAADLAKALEDSRAFARSAEEERATYHQLVSSIGEGVIVLGADGLIKIVNDVTVSMIGEPRESLINKDPVAALHLRDRERNELPQEYWDAILKTEKTITLPILTSVRNDGTVIYASSIAAPIVNETTKEHKGIIITFRNISEDFALDEARTNFISTASHQLRTPLTTIRWFIEMLQSGDAGALTEGQKQYLHQIDEGIARMINLVGFLLRTARVETNRVIITPKPLSLRKAIEACVSELMPRLKNKKQTVSIAGDDLPEIPLDPDYVHEVFLTILMNAQLYGIPGDTIYVQLERSGNFVEVHITDHGMGIAQDERKRVFDKFFRSNKAIVASPDGSGLGLSLVRMLVSDWGGNVWFESEEDKGTTFSVSIPVSGMNAREGEVTLLE, from the coding sequence ATGGCAAAAAAGACAATCATACAGCATGCTGTCTTTGGCGGGGCCTACGCGTCACATGCCGCGCCTGTGTTTTCGCGCATCGTCGGCGTACTCTCAGTGTCCCTCGGAAACACACCTACAAACGGAACACCTTTTGTCCATATCAATTTTGACGACACACTCACCTCATACACAAAACTCGTCGAACTCTACATCACCCTCACACTGCAATCAAAAAATACTCCGGTAATTATTTACCCATACAACACCCCACAAAGAGAAGAGCTTAGTAAACTTTTCTCAACCGATCGAATGAAGTTTCCTCCTCAAGAAGTATTACTCGAAACGTTTTCAGACTTTACTGGACAAGAACGCATCCCTCCCCCGCCGCTCGATATTCTCCTCTATCTCGCACGCCCCGACGAAGCGAGTGTACGTCTAATGACAAAAGAAGGTGCGGTTGCGGAACTGGAGGAAACGAAACGCGCGGTACTCAATCTTCTCGAGGATACTCGAGAATCTGAAGAGAAAATCACCGCACAAGCCGCTGACTTAGCAAAGGCGCTTGAAGATTCGCGAGCATTTGCACGATCTGCAGAGGAAGAACGCGCGACCTACCACCAGCTCGTTTCTTCTATTGGAGAAGGCGTCATTGTACTTGGTGCGGATGGACTCATAAAAATCGTGAATGATGTGACGGTCTCTATGATTGGCGAGCCAAGAGAATCACTCATCAACAAAGATCCCGTTGCTGCACTACATTTGCGCGATAGAGAGCGCAATGAACTTCCTCAAGAATACTGGGATGCGATTCTCAAAACTGAAAAGACGATCACGCTCCCCATTCTCACAAGCGTTCGTAACGATGGCACAGTTATTTATGCTTCAAGCATTGCCGCTCCCATCGTAAACGAAACAACAAAAGAGCACAAAGGAATCATCATTACCTTTCGTAATATCAGTGAAGATTTTGCGCTCGACGAGGCGCGAACAAATTTCATCTCCACTGCATCACATCAGTTGCGTACACCACTGACCACGATTCGCTGGTTCATTGAAATGCTTCAAAGTGGTGATGCTGGCGCGCTCACTGAAGGCCAGAAACAATACCTCCATCAAATCGATGAGGGCATCGCACGCATGATCAACCTAGTTGGTTTCCTATTGCGTACGGCAAGAGTTGAAACAAACAGAGTGATCATCACTCCAAAGCCACTCTCACTCCGTAAGGCAATCGAAGCCTGTGTGTCTGAGCTTATGCCACGCCTAAAAAACAAGAAGCAGACAGTATCAATCGCCGGCGACGACCTCCCCGAAATTCCTCTCGATCCTGACTATGTCCATGAGGTGTTTCTAACGATTCTTATGAACGCGCAGCTTTATGGCATCCCCGGAGACACAATATATGTACAATTAGAGCGAAGTGGAAATTTCGTAGAGGTACATATTACCGATCACGGAATGGGTATTGCCCAGGATGAACGCAAGCGTGTCTTCGATAAATTCTTTCGCTCAAACAAGGCTATTGTCGCCTCCCCTGATGGCTCGGGGCTTGGACTCTCCCTTGTACGCATGCTCGTTTCTGACTGGGGCGGGAATGTATGGTTCGAGAGCGAGGAGGACAAAGGTACAACCTTTTCCGTCTCCATCCCCGTCTCGGGCATGAATGCACGCGAAGGTGAAGTTACTCTGCTCGAGTAG
- a CDS encoding efflux RND transporter periplasmic adaptor subunit: METKKVEELLLKESIVKQPWMKSIIGIVIILVLLAGFTYWRMEWKKISIENSSIEAPIINLSPTAPGVLAEIYVNAGDTVTENTAVAKVGNELIFTKVAGLIVSVNHQEGQYFNPGAPIVSMINTKEEKVLGKIDEDKGLVDLKIGQPATFTVDAFGSKRFEGYVSYISPMSNQSGVMFNISDKREVKQFDIKVSFDGTRYPMLKQGMSAKITVFAN, encoded by the coding sequence ATGGAAACAAAGAAAGTAGAGGAGTTGTTGCTCAAGGAAAGCATCGTTAAGCAACCATGGATGAAAAGTATTATTGGTATCGTGATCATTCTCGTTTTACTCGCAGGATTCACCTATTGGCGCATGGAGTGGAAGAAGATCTCCATCGAGAATTCTTCAATTGAGGCACCAATCATTAATCTTTCACCGACTGCGCCGGGTGTGCTCGCGGAAATTTACGTCAATGCAGGTGATACCGTAACCGAGAACACTGCGGTCGCAAAGGTGGGCAATGAGCTTATCTTCACAAAAGTTGCTGGGCTCATCGTTTCAGTGAATCACCAGGAGGGGCAGTACTTCAATCCTGGAGCACCGATTGTGTCGATGATTAATACAAAAGAGGAGAAGGTATTAGGAAAGATCGATGAAGATAAAGGTCTTGTTGATCTCAAGATTGGGCAACCCGCAACATTCACGGTTGATGCATTCGGCAGCAAGCGCTTTGAAGGTTACGTGTCGTACATCAGTCCGATGTCGAATCAGAGTGGTGTGATGTTCAACATCTCAGACAAGCGTGAAGTGAAGCAATTTGATATCAAGGTGAGTTTTGATGGAACGAGGTACCCAATGCTCAAACAGGGTATGTCCGCGAAAATCACGGTATTTGCGAACTAG
- a CDS encoding DHA2 family efflux MFS transporter permease subunit, whose product MVLLTVIVGTFLGRLDQTIVNLALPKMIDTFGITVTSAGWISTAYILANAIFVPIWGKLGDTIGRKKVYLIGFSIFILGSVLAGFAWNLSSMIVFRVIQAIAGSADYPTAMAIIAVTFKEGKDRAKALGIWSGSFAAAAVFGPLLGGPLIDIFGWRSVFLINLPIGILGIYMAMRYIHESRSDVKTKSFDWWGAISLGVSLSALVLVLEKGLSWGWLSAYSLLSYAVTAIFLVLFVYIERNHEEPIVDLKFFKIPAFVNVLMNNFIVFMGMMGSMFLLPVFAQTFLGYTATETGFLFMPMVVAMMSASVIGGNLTGKISSRMVIFWSTLIAAIGTFLFVGIDAKSTALDLIFPLMVMAFGLGLGMAQRTNIIASLVDPHEIGIASSLLALVRNIAGAFGIAIFATYLTKSIERNVLTINHWSTLHTTDPTTIATYIKLIILKAQINAYKDVYVLAAVVILVGALTALTLKIKNENTTAVVHVE is encoded by the coding sequence ATGGTCCTTTTGACGGTCATTGTTGGTACATTCTTGGGAAGGCTTGATCAGACTATCGTCAATCTCGCATTGCCGAAGATGATCGATACATTCGGTATTACGGTGACCTCAGCGGGCTGGATTTCTACAGCATATATTCTCGCGAATGCGATTTTCGTCCCTATTTGGGGAAAGCTCGGAGATACCATCGGAAGAAAGAAAGTCTATTTGATTGGATTCTCGATTTTCATTCTGGGGTCCGTACTCGCGGGCTTCGCGTGGAATCTTTCATCGATGATCGTATTTCGCGTCATTCAGGCGATCGCGGGATCGGCGGACTATCCAACCGCAATGGCAATCATTGCAGTTACCTTCAAAGAAGGTAAGGACCGTGCGAAGGCGCTCGGTATTTGGTCGGGTTCTTTTGCCGCCGCCGCCGTGTTTGGCCCACTCCTTGGTGGTCCACTCATCGATATCTTTGGATGGAGGTCAGTGTTCCTTATCAATCTTCCAATCGGAATTCTTGGAATCTATATGGCCATGCGTTATATCCATGAGTCTCGTTCAGATGTGAAGACGAAGTCATTCGATTGGTGGGGTGCGATTTCGCTCGGTGTGTCCCTGTCGGCGCTTGTGCTCGTCCTAGAGAAGGGACTTAGCTGGGGGTGGTTGTCGGCCTATAGCCTGCTCTCTTACGCAGTGACTGCAATCTTCTTAGTTCTCTTCGTCTATATTGAGCGCAATCATGAAGAGCCTATTGTCGACCTGAAATTCTTCAAGATTCCCGCATTCGTCAATGTGCTCATGAATAACTTCATTGTATTCATGGGTATGATGGGGAGTATGTTCTTGCTCCCCGTCTTCGCACAAACCTTTCTTGGATACACTGCGACAGAGACGGGATTCCTCTTTATGCCGATGGTGGTTGCAATGATGTCCGCATCGGTCATCGGAGGGAATCTCACAGGAAAGATTTCTTCGCGTATGGTCATCTTTTGGAGCACATTGATTGCGGCAATTGGAACATTTCTCTTTGTTGGTATTGATGCGAAGTCTACTGCACTCGACCTTATCTTTCCACTGATGGTGATGGCATTTGGTCTAGGCCTTGGAATGGCACAACGTACGAATATTATCGCGTCGCTCGTTGATCCACATGAAATAGGAATCGCATCTTCACTCCTCGCACTCGTACGAAACATTGCAGGAGCCTTTGGTATTGCAATCTTTGCAACATATCTCACAAAGTCGATTGAGCGCAATGTGCTTACAATCAATCATTGGAGTACGTTGCACACTACTGATCCAACTACGATTGCAACATACATTAAACTCATCATACTGAAAGCGCAGATTAATGCGTATAAGGATGTATATGTACTTGCTGCCGTAGTGATATTGGTCGGAGCGCTCACTGCGCTTACGCTCAAGATAAAGAATGAAAATACTACTGCGGTGGTGCACGTGGAGTAG